Proteins encoded by one window of Carassius auratus strain Wakin chromosome 8, ASM336829v1, whole genome shotgun sequence:
- the LOC113107879 gene encoding 28S ribosomal protein S25, mitochondrial, translated as MPMKGRFPIRRTLEYLQKGEVVFKKAVKIMTVNYNTHGDLSEGARKFVFFNIPQIQYKNPWVQIMMFKNMTPSPFLRFYLDDGEQVLVDVEGKDHKEITNHVKTILGKSDKVLEAEALAKMELSNPANFGPKKYFLRECISEVEGQVPHPGFVPLPKEMTGKYRAKVAAASDE; from the exons ATGCCGATGAAGGGAAGGTTCCCTATACGGAGGACACTGGAGTATCTACAGAAAGGAGAAGTCGTGTTTAAAAAAGCTGTGAAGATTATGACTGTCAATTATAACACACATGGAGATCTGAGTGAAGGAGCAAG GAAGTTTGTGTTCTTCAATATCCCTCAAATCCAGTACAAAAATCCCTGGGTTCAAATAATGATGTTCAAAAACATGACACCCTCACCCTTTCTCCGATTTTACCTCG ATGATGGAGAACAAGTGTTGGTGGATGTAGAAGGAAAAGACCACAAAGAAATTACGAACCATGTGAAAACGATCCTTGGCAAGTCAga TAAAGTTCTGGAAGCTGAAGCTCTGGCTAAAATGGAGTTGTCTAACCCTGCTAACTTTGGGCCCAAGAAGTATTTCCTGCGGGAGTGTATCAGTGAAGTGGAGGGCCAAGTTCCTCATCCTGGTTTTGTCCCGCTTCCCAAAGAGATGACTGGCAAATACAGGGCTAAAGTGGCGGCAGCCTCTGATGAGTAG